The following proteins come from a genomic window of Acinonyx jubatus isolate Ajub_Pintada_27869175 chromosome C1, VMU_Ajub_asm_v1.0, whole genome shotgun sequence:
- the TACSTD2 gene encoding tumor-associated calcium signal transducer 2 encodes MAREPGLALPSLPLPLLLLLLLAAATGPAAAQDNCTCATNKMTLCRADGPGGRCQCRALGSGFPVDCSTLTSKCLLLKARMSTPKSGRALVRPSEHALVDNDGLYDPDCDHEGRFKARQCNQTSVCWCVNSVGVRRTDKGDLSLRCDELVRTHHILIDLRHRPAARAFNHSDLDAELRRLFRERYRLHPRFVAAVHYERPTIQIELRQNASEKAPGDVDIADAAYYFERDVKGESLFPGRGGLDVRVRGEPLLVERTLIYYLDEKPPEFSMKRLTAGLIAVIVVVVVALVAGVAVLVITNRRKSGKYKKVEVKELGELRKEPSL; translated from the coding sequence ATGGCCCGGGAGCCGGGCCTCGCGCTGCCGTCGCTcccgctgccgctgctgctgttgctgctccTGGCGGCGGCGACCGGCCCTGCGGCCGCGCAGGACAACTGCACGTGCGCCACCAATAAGATGACCCTGTGCCGCGCGGACGGCCCCGGCGGCCGCTGCCAGTGCCGCGCGCTGGGCTCGGGCTTCCCGGTGGACTGCTCCACGCTGACTTCCAAGTGCCTGCTGCTCAAGGCGCGTATGAGCACCCCCAAGAGCGGCCGCGCGCTCGTGCGGCCCAGCGAGCACGCGCTCGTGGACAACGACGGCCTGTACGACCCCGACTGCGACCACGAGGGCCGCTTCAAGGCCCGCCAGTGCAACCAGACGTCGGTGTGCTGGTGCGTGAACTCGGTGGGCGTGCGCCGCACGGACAAGGGCGACCTGAGTCTGCGCTGCGACGAGCTGGTGCGCACCCACCACATCCTCATCGACTTGCGCCACCGCCCGGCCGCCCGCGCCTTCAACCATTCGGACCTGGACGCCGAGCTGCGGCGGCTCTTCCGTGAGCGCTACCGGCTGCACCCCAGGTTCGTGGCGGCCGTGCACTACGAGCGGCCCACCATCCAGATCGAGCTCCGGCAGAACGCGTCCGAGAAGGCCCCCGGCGACGTGGACATCGCCGACGCCGCCTACTACTTCGAGAGGGACGTCAAGGGCGAATCGCTGTTCCCGGGTCGCGGCGGCCTCGACGTGCGCGTGCGCGGCGAGCCCCTCCTAGTGGAGAGGACGCTCATCTACTACCTGGACGAGAAGCCCCCAGAGTTCTCCATGAAGCGCCTCACGGCCGGCCTCATCGCCGTCATCGTGGTGGTCGTGGTGGCCCTCGTCGCCGGCGTGGCCGTCCTGGTGATCACCAACCGGAGGAAGTCGGGGAAGTACAAGAAGGTGGAGGTCAAAGAACTGGGGGAGTTGAGAAAGGAACCGAGCTTGTAG